One region of Girardinichthys multiradiatus isolate DD_20200921_A chromosome 1, DD_fGirMul_XY1, whole genome shotgun sequence genomic DNA includes:
- the tpd52l2b gene encoding tpd52 like 2b isoform X8, whose product MDPASQDINLNSPNKGLDRDHSDNLSDVQEEGAMGNSAHPLPPGLTEEEAEELRIELTKVEEEINTLRQVLSAKERHSSELKRKLGLNPLNELKQNITKSWQDVQTSQAYLSASATLDDIAHSEAYKKTQETLSEAGHKTTAALSTLGTAISRRLGDMRNSPTFKSFEDKVGNLKNKVVGPRGNGDAVSSPTDTTPTQENPPF is encoded by the exons ATGGACCCAGCCAGTCAAG ATATCAACCTGAACTCTCCCAACAAAGGTCTCGATAGGGATCATTCAGACAACCTGTCTGATGTTCAGGAAGAAGGAGCGATGGGGAACTCGGCTCACCCTCTTCCTCCCGGCCTGACGGAGGAAGAAGCCGAGGAGCTCCGCATCGAACTAACCAAG GTGGAGGAGGAGATCAACACCCTGCGCCAGGTTCTGTCCGCCAAAGAGAGACACTCCTCCGAGCTGAAGAGGAAACTTGGCCTCAATCCGCTCAATGAACTCAAGCAGAACATCACCAAGAGCTGGCAAGATGTACAGACCTCACAAGC ATATCTGTCTGCCTCAGCCACTTTGGATGACATTGCCCACTCTGAAGC ATACAAGAAGACCCAGGAGACTCTTTCTGAGGCGGGACATAAGACGACTGCAGCTCTCAGCACGCTGGGCACAGCCATCAGCAGGAGGCTTGGCGACATGAG AAACTCTCCAACCTTCAAGTCATTTGAGGACAAAGTGGGGAACCTGAAG AATAAGGTTGTCGGACCCAGAGGGAACGGAGATGCCGTCAGCTCCCCCACTGACACCACCCCCACTCAGGAGAACCCACCGTTCTGA
- the tpd52l2b gene encoding tpd52 like 2b isoform X4 produces the protein MDPASQDINLNSPNKGLDRDHSDNLSDVQEEGAMGNSAHPLPPGLTEEEAEELRIELTKVEEEINTLRQVLSAKERHSSELKRKLGLNPLNELKQNITKSWQDVQTSQAYLSASATLDDIAHSEAYKKTQETLSEAGHKTTAALSTLGTAISRRLGDMRALPFSNSFSNYSIRHSISMPAMRNSPTFKSFEDKVGNLKNKVVGPRGNGDAVSSPTDTTPTQENPPF, from the exons ATGGACCCAGCCAGTCAAG ATATCAACCTGAACTCTCCCAACAAAGGTCTCGATAGGGATCATTCAGACAACCTGTCTGATGTTCAGGAAGAAGGAGCGATGGGGAACTCGGCTCACCCTCTTCCTCCCGGCCTGACGGAGGAAGAAGCCGAGGAGCTCCGCATCGAACTAACCAAG GTGGAGGAGGAGATCAACACCCTGCGCCAGGTTCTGTCCGCCAAAGAGAGACACTCCTCCGAGCTGAAGAGGAAACTTGGCCTCAATCCGCTCAATGAACTCAAGCAGAACATCACCAAGAGCTGGCAAGATGTACAGACCTCACAAGC ATATCTGTCTGCCTCAGCCACTTTGGATGACATTGCCCACTCTGAAGC ATACAAGAAGACCCAGGAGACTCTTTCTGAGGCGGGACATAAGACGACTGCAGCTCTCAGCACGCTGGGCACAGCCATCAGCAGGAGGCTTGGCGACATGAG AGCTCTGCCTTTCTCTAATTCCTTTAG CAACTATTCCATTCGCCACTCGATAAGTATGCCAGCCATGAG AAACTCTCCAACCTTCAAGTCATTTGAGGACAAAGTGGGGAACCTGAAG AATAAGGTTGTCGGACCCAGAGGGAACGGAGATGCCGTCAGCTCCCCCACTGACACCACCCCCACTCAGGAGAACCCACCGTTCTGA
- the tpd52l2b gene encoding tpd52 like 2b isoform X9, giving the protein MDPASQDINLNSPNKGLDRDHSDNLSDVQEEGAMGNSAHPLPPGLTEEEAEELRIELTKVEEEINTLRQVLSAKERHSSELKRKLGLNPLNELKQNITKSWQDVQTSQAYKKTQETLSEAGHKTTAALSTLGTAISRRLGDMRNSPTFKSFEDKVGNLKNKVVGPRGNGDAVSSPTDTTPTQENPPF; this is encoded by the exons ATGGACCCAGCCAGTCAAG ATATCAACCTGAACTCTCCCAACAAAGGTCTCGATAGGGATCATTCAGACAACCTGTCTGATGTTCAGGAAGAAGGAGCGATGGGGAACTCGGCTCACCCTCTTCCTCCCGGCCTGACGGAGGAAGAAGCCGAGGAGCTCCGCATCGAACTAACCAAG GTGGAGGAGGAGATCAACACCCTGCGCCAGGTTCTGTCCGCCAAAGAGAGACACTCCTCCGAGCTGAAGAGGAAACTTGGCCTCAATCCGCTCAATGAACTCAAGCAGAACATCACCAAGAGCTGGCAAGATGTACAGACCTCACAAGC ATACAAGAAGACCCAGGAGACTCTTTCTGAGGCGGGACATAAGACGACTGCAGCTCTCAGCACGCTGGGCACAGCCATCAGCAGGAGGCTTGGCGACATGAG AAACTCTCCAACCTTCAAGTCATTTGAGGACAAAGTGGGGAACCTGAAG AATAAGGTTGTCGGACCCAGAGGGAACGGAGATGCCGTCAGCTCCCCCACTGACACCACCCCCACTCAGGAGAACCCACCGTTCTGA
- the tpd52l2b gene encoding tpd52 like 2b isoform X1: MDPASQDINLNSPNKGLDRDHSDNLSDVQEEGAMGNSAHPLPPGLTEEEAEELRIELTKVEEEINTLRQVLSAKERHSSELKRKLGLNPLNELKQNITKSWQDVQTSQAYVRTTEKLGEWNERVTGSDLYLSASATLDDIAHSEAYKKTQETLSEAGHKTTAALSTLGTAISRRLGDMRALPFSNSFSSNYSIRHSISMPAMRNSPTFKSFEDKVGNLKNKVVGPRGNGDAVSSPTDTTPTQENPPF; the protein is encoded by the exons ATGGACCCAGCCAGTCAAG ATATCAACCTGAACTCTCCCAACAAAGGTCTCGATAGGGATCATTCAGACAACCTGTCTGATGTTCAGGAAGAAGGAGCGATGGGGAACTCGGCTCACCCTCTTCCTCCCGGCCTGACGGAGGAAGAAGCCGAGGAGCTCCGCATCGAACTAACCAAG GTGGAGGAGGAGATCAACACCCTGCGCCAGGTTCTGTCCGCCAAAGAGAGACACTCCTCCGAGCTGAAGAGGAAACTTGGCCTCAATCCGCTCAATGAACTCAAGCAGAACATCACCAAGAGCTGGCAAGATGTACAGACCTCACAAGC CTATGTGAGAACCACAGAGAAACTGGGCGAGTGGAATGAAAGGGTTACCGGTTCAGATCT ATATCTGTCTGCCTCAGCCACTTTGGATGACATTGCCCACTCTGAAGC ATACAAGAAGACCCAGGAGACTCTTTCTGAGGCGGGACATAAGACGACTGCAGCTCTCAGCACGCTGGGCACAGCCATCAGCAGGAGGCTTGGCGACATGAG AGCTCTGCCTTTCTCTAATTCCTTTAG TAGCAACTATTCCATTCGCCACTCGATAAGTATGCCAGCCATGAG AAACTCTCCAACCTTCAAGTCATTTGAGGACAAAGTGGGGAACCTGAAG AATAAGGTTGTCGGACCCAGAGGGAACGGAGATGCCGTCAGCTCCCCCACTGACACCACCCCCACTCAGGAGAACCCACCGTTCTGA
- the tpd52l2b gene encoding tpd52 like 2b isoform X6 — protein sequence MDPASQDINLNSPNKGLDRDHSDNLSDVQEEGAMGNSAHPLPPGLTEEEAEELRIELTKVEEEINTLRQVLSAKERHSSELKRKLGLNPLNELKQNITKSWQDVQTSQAYKKTQETLSEAGHKTTAALSTLGTAISRRLGDMRALPFSNSFSSNYSIRHSISMPAMRNSPTFKSFEDKVGNLKNKVVGPRGNGDAVSSPTDTTPTQENPPF from the exons ATGGACCCAGCCAGTCAAG ATATCAACCTGAACTCTCCCAACAAAGGTCTCGATAGGGATCATTCAGACAACCTGTCTGATGTTCAGGAAGAAGGAGCGATGGGGAACTCGGCTCACCCTCTTCCTCCCGGCCTGACGGAGGAAGAAGCCGAGGAGCTCCGCATCGAACTAACCAAG GTGGAGGAGGAGATCAACACCCTGCGCCAGGTTCTGTCCGCCAAAGAGAGACACTCCTCCGAGCTGAAGAGGAAACTTGGCCTCAATCCGCTCAATGAACTCAAGCAGAACATCACCAAGAGCTGGCAAGATGTACAGACCTCACAAGC ATACAAGAAGACCCAGGAGACTCTTTCTGAGGCGGGACATAAGACGACTGCAGCTCTCAGCACGCTGGGCACAGCCATCAGCAGGAGGCTTGGCGACATGAG AGCTCTGCCTTTCTCTAATTCCTTTAG TAGCAACTATTCCATTCGCCACTCGATAAGTATGCCAGCCATGAG AAACTCTCCAACCTTCAAGTCATTTGAGGACAAAGTGGGGAACCTGAAG AATAAGGTTGTCGGACCCAGAGGGAACGGAGATGCCGTCAGCTCCCCCACTGACACCACCCCCACTCAGGAGAACCCACCGTTCTGA
- the tpd52l2b gene encoding tpd52 like 2b isoform X7: protein MDPASQDINLNSPNKGLDRDHSDNLSDVQEEGAMGNSAHPLPPGLTEEEAEELRIELTKVEEEINTLRQVLSAKERHSSELKRKLGLNPLNELKQNITKSWQDVQTSQAYKKTQETLSEAGHKTTAALSTLGTAISRRLGDMRALPFSNSFSNYSIRHSISMPAMRNSPTFKSFEDKVGNLKNKVVGPRGNGDAVSSPTDTTPTQENPPF from the exons ATGGACCCAGCCAGTCAAG ATATCAACCTGAACTCTCCCAACAAAGGTCTCGATAGGGATCATTCAGACAACCTGTCTGATGTTCAGGAAGAAGGAGCGATGGGGAACTCGGCTCACCCTCTTCCTCCCGGCCTGACGGAGGAAGAAGCCGAGGAGCTCCGCATCGAACTAACCAAG GTGGAGGAGGAGATCAACACCCTGCGCCAGGTTCTGTCCGCCAAAGAGAGACACTCCTCCGAGCTGAAGAGGAAACTTGGCCTCAATCCGCTCAATGAACTCAAGCAGAACATCACCAAGAGCTGGCAAGATGTACAGACCTCACAAGC ATACAAGAAGACCCAGGAGACTCTTTCTGAGGCGGGACATAAGACGACTGCAGCTCTCAGCACGCTGGGCACAGCCATCAGCAGGAGGCTTGGCGACATGAG AGCTCTGCCTTTCTCTAATTCCTTTAG CAACTATTCCATTCGCCACTCGATAAGTATGCCAGCCATGAG AAACTCTCCAACCTTCAAGTCATTTGAGGACAAAGTGGGGAACCTGAAG AATAAGGTTGTCGGACCCAGAGGGAACGGAGATGCCGTCAGCTCCCCCACTGACACCACCCCCACTCAGGAGAACCCACCGTTCTGA
- the tpd52l2b gene encoding tpd52 like 2b isoform X5, which produces MDPASQDINLNSPNKGLDRDHSDNLSDVQEEGAMGNSAHPLPPGLTEEEAEELRIELTKVEEEINTLRQVLSAKERHSSELKRKLGLNPLNELKQNITKSWQDVQTSQAYVRTTEKLGEWNERVTGSDLYLSASATLDDIAHSEAYKKTQETLSEAGHKTTAALSTLGTAISRRLGDMRNSPTFKSFEDKVGNLKNKVVGPRGNGDAVSSPTDTTPTQENPPF; this is translated from the exons ATGGACCCAGCCAGTCAAG ATATCAACCTGAACTCTCCCAACAAAGGTCTCGATAGGGATCATTCAGACAACCTGTCTGATGTTCAGGAAGAAGGAGCGATGGGGAACTCGGCTCACCCTCTTCCTCCCGGCCTGACGGAGGAAGAAGCCGAGGAGCTCCGCATCGAACTAACCAAG GTGGAGGAGGAGATCAACACCCTGCGCCAGGTTCTGTCCGCCAAAGAGAGACACTCCTCCGAGCTGAAGAGGAAACTTGGCCTCAATCCGCTCAATGAACTCAAGCAGAACATCACCAAGAGCTGGCAAGATGTACAGACCTCACAAGC CTATGTGAGAACCACAGAGAAACTGGGCGAGTGGAATGAAAGGGTTACCGGTTCAGATCT ATATCTGTCTGCCTCAGCCACTTTGGATGACATTGCCCACTCTGAAGC ATACAAGAAGACCCAGGAGACTCTTTCTGAGGCGGGACATAAGACGACTGCAGCTCTCAGCACGCTGGGCACAGCCATCAGCAGGAGGCTTGGCGACATGAG AAACTCTCCAACCTTCAAGTCATTTGAGGACAAAGTGGGGAACCTGAAG AATAAGGTTGTCGGACCCAGAGGGAACGGAGATGCCGTCAGCTCCCCCACTGACACCACCCCCACTCAGGAGAACCCACCGTTCTGA
- the tpd52l2b gene encoding tpd52 like 2b isoform X2, whose amino-acid sequence MDPASQDINLNSPNKGLDRDHSDNLSDVQEEGAMGNSAHPLPPGLTEEEAEELRIELTKVEEEINTLRQVLSAKERHSSELKRKLGLNPLNELKQNITKSWQDVQTSQAYVRTTEKLGEWNERVTGSDLYLSASATLDDIAHSEAYKKTQETLSEAGHKTTAALSTLGTAISRRLGDMRALPFSNSFSNYSIRHSISMPAMRNSPTFKSFEDKVGNLKNKVVGPRGNGDAVSSPTDTTPTQENPPF is encoded by the exons ATGGACCCAGCCAGTCAAG ATATCAACCTGAACTCTCCCAACAAAGGTCTCGATAGGGATCATTCAGACAACCTGTCTGATGTTCAGGAAGAAGGAGCGATGGGGAACTCGGCTCACCCTCTTCCTCCCGGCCTGACGGAGGAAGAAGCCGAGGAGCTCCGCATCGAACTAACCAAG GTGGAGGAGGAGATCAACACCCTGCGCCAGGTTCTGTCCGCCAAAGAGAGACACTCCTCCGAGCTGAAGAGGAAACTTGGCCTCAATCCGCTCAATGAACTCAAGCAGAACATCACCAAGAGCTGGCAAGATGTACAGACCTCACAAGC CTATGTGAGAACCACAGAGAAACTGGGCGAGTGGAATGAAAGGGTTACCGGTTCAGATCT ATATCTGTCTGCCTCAGCCACTTTGGATGACATTGCCCACTCTGAAGC ATACAAGAAGACCCAGGAGACTCTTTCTGAGGCGGGACATAAGACGACTGCAGCTCTCAGCACGCTGGGCACAGCCATCAGCAGGAGGCTTGGCGACATGAG AGCTCTGCCTTTCTCTAATTCCTTTAG CAACTATTCCATTCGCCACTCGATAAGTATGCCAGCCATGAG AAACTCTCCAACCTTCAAGTCATTTGAGGACAAAGTGGGGAACCTGAAG AATAAGGTTGTCGGACCCAGAGGGAACGGAGATGCCGTCAGCTCCCCCACTGACACCACCCCCACTCAGGAGAACCCACCGTTCTGA
- the tpd52l2b gene encoding tpd52 like 2b isoform X3 codes for MDPASQDINLNSPNKGLDRDHSDNLSDVQEEGAMGNSAHPLPPGLTEEEAEELRIELTKVEEEINTLRQVLSAKERHSSELKRKLGLNPLNELKQNITKSWQDVQTSQAYLSASATLDDIAHSEAYKKTQETLSEAGHKTTAALSTLGTAISRRLGDMRALPFSNSFSSNYSIRHSISMPAMRNSPTFKSFEDKVGNLKNKVVGPRGNGDAVSSPTDTTPTQENPPF; via the exons ATGGACCCAGCCAGTCAAG ATATCAACCTGAACTCTCCCAACAAAGGTCTCGATAGGGATCATTCAGACAACCTGTCTGATGTTCAGGAAGAAGGAGCGATGGGGAACTCGGCTCACCCTCTTCCTCCCGGCCTGACGGAGGAAGAAGCCGAGGAGCTCCGCATCGAACTAACCAAG GTGGAGGAGGAGATCAACACCCTGCGCCAGGTTCTGTCCGCCAAAGAGAGACACTCCTCCGAGCTGAAGAGGAAACTTGGCCTCAATCCGCTCAATGAACTCAAGCAGAACATCACCAAGAGCTGGCAAGATGTACAGACCTCACAAGC ATATCTGTCTGCCTCAGCCACTTTGGATGACATTGCCCACTCTGAAGC ATACAAGAAGACCCAGGAGACTCTTTCTGAGGCGGGACATAAGACGACTGCAGCTCTCAGCACGCTGGGCACAGCCATCAGCAGGAGGCTTGGCGACATGAG AGCTCTGCCTTTCTCTAATTCCTTTAG TAGCAACTATTCCATTCGCCACTCGATAAGTATGCCAGCCATGAG AAACTCTCCAACCTTCAAGTCATTTGAGGACAAAGTGGGGAACCTGAAG AATAAGGTTGTCGGACCCAGAGGGAACGGAGATGCCGTCAGCTCCCCCACTGACACCACCCCCACTCAGGAGAACCCACCGTTCTGA